A genomic stretch from Pochonia chlamydosporia 170 chromosome 4, whole genome shotgun sequence includes:
- a CDS encoding SET domain-containing protein (similar to Cordyceps militaris CM01 XP_006667094.1) encodes MTQLPAKEQSQHAAMDMAESLVRWAAGEGVKLDGIEPKETAEHGFGMVAIRKLQEGDVIMTVPIKTIRSLSTVSKTISSKLPQDASIHGLLAADLLFNPPKATHWGKLVPKLADFQEQVPYFWSKSLQELLPVEAKTLLAKQQATFRRDWEQFKIGFPDTNMQDYLYAWFLVSTRAFYYETPQTLPYPWHDRLALLPVADLFNHAATGCSVSYSLSGSYTITADREYVEGEEVCTSYGRHSNDFLLAEYGFVLPDNSADLVSLDDVIPPKLSGEQKASLDGKGVLGNFMLSADSKPCDRTKAALHQLLNGAATESDGGLDSQNTPSGTDALLSSLLAELLNRIKSTRRAISTSGAGTASQRAVLVQRWDQIEAILKQSIEVLDRS; translated from the exons ATGACCCAGTTACCGGCTAAAGAGCAATCCCAACATGCAGCCATGGATATGGCTGAGAGTCTGGTTCGCTGGGCGGCCGGCGAAGGAGTGAAACTTGATGGCATTGAACCCAAGGAGACGGCAGAGCATGGCTTTGGAATGGTGGCAATCCGCAAGCTACAG GAAGGAGACGTTATTATGACTGTGCCTATCAAAACTATCCGGAGTTTAAGTACTGTCTCCAAGACAATTAGTTCCAAGCTGCCTCAGGACGCATCTATACATGGCCTCCTAGCGGCAGATCTTTTATTTAATCCTCCCAAGGCGACGCACTGGGGCAAACTGGTACCAAAGCTAGCAGATTTCCAAGAACAGGTGCCATACTTCTGGTCAAAAAGTCTACAGGAACTACTTCCCGTAGAAGCCAAAACCCTCTTAGCAAAGCAACAAGCCACGTTTCGCCGAGATTGGGAACAGTTCAAGATCGGCTTTCCGGATACAAATATGCAGGATTATTTATATGCTTGGTTCCTCGTTAGTACGAGGGCCTTCTACTACGAGACTCCTCAGACTCTACCGTACCCTTGGCATGATCGATTAGCTTTGCTACCGGTGGCAGACTTGTTCAACCACGCGGCCACTGGATGTTCCGTATCCTATTCGCTCTCCGGAAGCTACACCATAACTGCAGATCGCGAGTACGTGGAAGGCGAAGAGGTCTGCACCTCATATGGACGTCATTCCAACGATTTCCTGCTTGCGGAGTACGGGTTTGTGCTGCCAGATAATTCAGCCGACCTTGTATCCTTGGATGATGTGATACCCCCTAAGCTCAGCGGCGAACAGAAGGCTTCACTGGATGGAAAGGGGGTGCTGGGTAATTTTATGCTATCTGCTGACTCAAAACCATGCGACAGGACCAAGGCAGCATTGCATCAGCTGCTTAATGGCGCGGCAACGGAATCTGATGGGGGCCTAGATTCGCAAAACACCCCGTCGGGTACTGATGCATTGCTGTCATCGCTGCTTGCAGAGCTGCTAAATCGAATCAAAAGCACAAGAAGAGCTATATCGACTTCTGGTGCCGGTACCGCTTCCCAACGAGCAGTCCTTGTGCAACGGTGGGATCAAATTGAAGCGATTTTGAAGCAGTCGATTGAAGTGTTAGATAGATCATGA